A section of the Streptomyces sp. NBC_00178 genome encodes:
- a CDS encoding ArnT family glycosyltransferase, whose amino-acid sequence MTAATHPDHLQAPPGAPAGTAAHAGGRGQSPARRLVRGRPEDPRWARPAFLGLLLVVGLAYLWNLSASGYANSFYSAAVQAGSRSWKAFFFGSLDSANAITVDKPPAALWPMALSVRILGLGSWAILAPQVLMAVATAGVLYAAVRRRFSAAAGLIAMVVLALTPVAALMFRFNNPDALLALLMTVTVFCVLRAMEGGRTKWLVWAGVAVGLAFLSKTLQAFLILPPLAVLYAVFAPGSVRRRIGQLGLAALATVVSGGWWVAIVELWPASSRPYVGGSQNNSFLELTFGYNGLGRINGEEAGSVGGGGGGGRGGGWGETGIGRMFDSEIGGQISWLLPAALILLAAGVWLTWRAKRTDTARAAFLAWGGSLLMTALVFSFMAGIFHQYYTVALAPYAAALTGMGATVLWEERGRWWAGAVLGVTVAVTAVWSYVLLARTPDYVPWLRWGVLIGGLLGAVGLLLVARLGRALALGAVGLGLAASLAGPAAYTVSTLSTGHEGSIVTAGPAGASMGGPGGGRGGGFPGGGDGGGPQSPGQGAQQGGRAPGNAQAGGFPGGGTPGQGGGRAPGGQRGGKQGGQQGGQAPGGRQGAMPGGAGEGGAGGMGGLLDGASVDAEAEALLKEDADAYTWAAAAIGAQNAASYQLATGDPVMAIGGFNGSDPSPTLARFKKYVEDGRVHYFISGGMGGGMGGEGTASRISSWVEDTFEEVTVGSATFYDLTSPKSGQ is encoded by the coding sequence ATGACCGCGGCCACACACCCCGACCACCTCCAGGCGCCGCCCGGCGCGCCGGCCGGGACCGCGGCGCACGCCGGCGGCCGGGGGCAGTCGCCGGCGCGCCGCCTGGTCCGCGGCAGGCCGGAGGACCCGCGGTGGGCGAGGCCGGCCTTCCTGGGCCTGCTGCTGGTCGTCGGCCTGGCGTACCTGTGGAACCTCAGCGCGTCCGGCTACGCGAACTCCTTCTACTCCGCCGCCGTGCAGGCCGGCAGCCGGAGCTGGAAGGCCTTCTTCTTCGGCTCGCTGGACTCGGCCAACGCCATCACCGTCGACAAGCCCCCTGCCGCTCTCTGGCCGATGGCTCTGTCGGTGCGGATCCTCGGTCTGGGTTCCTGGGCGATCCTCGCGCCCCAGGTGCTGATGGCGGTCGCCACGGCGGGCGTCCTGTACGCGGCCGTACGCCGCCGCTTCAGCGCCGCCGCGGGGCTGATCGCGATGGTGGTCCTCGCCCTCACCCCGGTCGCCGCCCTCATGTTCCGCTTCAACAACCCGGACGCGCTGCTCGCGCTCCTGATGACCGTCACCGTCTTCTGTGTGCTGCGCGCGATGGAGGGCGGCAGGACGAAGTGGCTGGTGTGGGCGGGCGTCGCCGTGGGCCTCGCCTTCCTGTCGAAGACGCTGCAGGCGTTCCTGATCCTGCCGCCGCTGGCCGTGCTGTACGCGGTGTTCGCGCCCGGCTCCGTCCGCCGACGGATCGGCCAACTGGGCCTGGCGGCACTGGCGACGGTCGTGTCCGGCGGCTGGTGGGTGGCGATCGTCGAGCTGTGGCCGGCCTCCTCGCGGCCGTACGTCGGCGGTTCGCAGAACAACTCCTTCCTGGAGCTGACCTTCGGCTACAACGGACTGGGCCGGATCAACGGCGAGGAGGCCGGCAGCGTCGGAGGCGGCGGTGGCGGAGGCCGGGGCGGCGGCTGGGGCGAGACCGGAATCGGGCGGATGTTCGACTCCGAGATCGGCGGCCAGATCTCGTGGCTGCTGCCCGCGGCGCTGATCCTGCTGGCCGCCGGGGTGTGGCTGACGTGGCGGGCGAAGCGGACCGACACGGCGCGCGCGGCGTTCCTGGCCTGGGGCGGTTCGCTGCTGATGACGGCGCTCGTCTTCAGCTTCATGGCCGGCATCTTCCACCAGTACTACACCGTCGCCCTCGCGCCCTACGCCGCCGCGCTGACCGGTATGGGAGCCACGGTCCTCTGGGAGGAGCGCGGCAGGTGGTGGGCCGGGGCCGTGCTCGGGGTGACCGTGGCCGTGACGGCGGTCTGGTCGTACGTCCTGCTGGCGCGTACGCCGGACTACGTCCCCTGGCTGCGCTGGGGCGTCCTGATCGGCGGTCTGCTGGGCGCGGTGGGGCTGCTGCTCGTCGCCCGGCTCGGGCGGGCGCTCGCGCTCGGCGCGGTGGGGCTGGGCCTCGCGGCCTCGCTCGCCGGGCCGGCGGCGTACACGGTCAGCACGCTGAGCACCGGGCACGAGGGTTCGATCGTCACGGCGGGCCCGGCCGGCGCGAGCATGGGCGGTCCGGGCGGCGGCCGGGGTGGCGGCTTCCCCGGCGGCGGGGACGGCGGCGGCCCGCAGTCCCCCGGGCAGGGTGCCCAGCAGGGCGGCCGGGCCCCGGGCAACGCGCAGGCCGGCGGCTTCCCGGGCGGTGGGACACCGGGCCAGGGGGGCGGCCGGGCTCCCGGCGGACAGCGAGGAGGAAAGCAAGGCGGACAGCAGGGCGGACAGGCCCCCGGCGGCCGTCAGGGCGCCATGCCCGGCGGGGCGGGCGAAGGGGGCGCGGGTGGTATGGGCGGCCTGCTCGACGGTGCCTCCGTCGACGCCGAGGCCGAGGCGCTCCTGAAGGAGGACGCCGACGCCTACACGTGGGCGGCGGCAGCCATCGGCGCGCAGAACGCGGCGAGTTACCAGCTAGCGACCGGTGACCCGGTGATGGCCATCGGCGGCTTCAACGGCAGCGACCCGTCCCCGACGCTCGCCCGGTTCAAGAAGTACGTCGAGGACGGCAGGGTCCACTACTTCATCTCGGGAGGCATGGGCGGCGGCATGGGTGGCGAGGGCACCGCGTCCCGGATCTCGTCGTGGGTCGAGGACACCTTCGAGGAGGTCACGGTCGGCAGCGCCACCTTCTACGACCTGACCTCGCCCAAGAGCGGGCAGTAG
- a CDS encoding MFS transporter: MTATAAEQHDPALRGAHAQRWLILGVICLAQLTVLLDNTVLNVAIPSLTDELHASTSDVQWMINAYSLVQSGLLLSAGSAADRYGRKRMLIAGLALFGVGSLVAGLAQSSGQLIAARAGMGVGGALLLTTTLAVVVQIFDDTERVKAIGIWSTVSSLGFAAGPLIGGVMLDHFWWGAIFLVNIPVAAVGLIAVARLVPESKNPSGDRPDLVGALLSTLGMTSVVYAIISGPEHGWDSGRVLLTAFAGVAVLTGFVLWELHVPHPMLDMHFFRDQRFTGAVAGAVLVAFGMTGSLFLLTQHLQFVLGYEPLEAGLRTAPLALTVVALNLTGLGARLVPRLGTPATIATGMGLLSAGLAAIALLGRHGYGGMLLGLVVMGAGIALAMPAMANAIMGAIPPEKAGVGAGVNGTLAEFGNGLGVAVLGAVLNSRFAALVPGAVGAASLPAALASAEGPGERADITDAFASGLETSQLVGAAAVLAGGLLAAALLRRAERTRTD; the protein is encoded by the coding sequence ATGACGGCCACCGCCGCCGAACAGCACGATCCAGCCCTCCGGGGCGCCCACGCGCAGCGCTGGCTGATCCTCGGCGTCATCTGCCTCGCCCAGCTCACCGTGCTGCTCGACAACACCGTCCTGAACGTCGCCATCCCCTCGCTCACCGACGAGCTCCACGCCTCCACCTCCGACGTGCAGTGGATGATCAACGCGTACTCGCTCGTCCAGTCCGGTCTGCTGCTCAGCGCGGGAAGCGCCGCCGACCGGTACGGCCGGAAGAGGATGCTGATCGCCGGCCTGGCGCTGTTCGGCGTGGGCTCGCTCGTGGCAGGGCTCGCGCAGTCCTCCGGCCAGCTGATCGCGGCCCGCGCGGGCATGGGAGTCGGCGGCGCGCTGCTGCTCACGACCACCCTCGCGGTCGTGGTGCAGATCTTCGACGACACCGAGCGCGTCAAGGCGATCGGTATCTGGTCGACCGTCAGCTCCCTGGGGTTCGCCGCCGGACCGCTGATCGGCGGCGTGATGCTCGACCACTTCTGGTGGGGCGCGATCTTCCTGGTCAACATCCCGGTGGCGGCCGTCGGACTGATCGCGGTCGCCCGGCTGGTCCCGGAGTCGAAGAACCCCAGCGGTGACCGCCCCGACCTCGTCGGCGCGCTGCTCTCCACCCTCGGCATGACGTCCGTCGTGTACGCGATCATCTCCGGCCCGGAGCACGGCTGGGACTCCGGCCGGGTCCTGCTGACCGCCTTCGCCGGGGTCGCCGTCCTGACCGGGTTCGTCCTCTGGGAACTCCACGTCCCCCACCCGATGCTGGACATGCACTTCTTCCGGGACCAGCGGTTCACCGGGGCGGTGGCCGGCGCCGTCCTGGTCGCCTTCGGGATGACCGGATCGCTGTTCCTGCTGACCCAGCACCTCCAGTTCGTGCTCGGCTACGAGCCCTTGGAGGCGGGTCTGCGCACGGCCCCGCTCGCCCTCACCGTCGTGGCACTCAACCTCACCGGTCTCGGTGCCCGGCTGGTCCCGAGGTTGGGGACGCCCGCGACGATCGCCACCGGGATGGGGCTGCTGTCGGCGGGGCTCGCCGCGATCGCCCTGCTGGGGCGTCACGGGTACGGCGGCATGCTGCTCGGGCTCGTCGTCATGGGCGCGGGCATCGCCCTCGCCATGCCCGCGATGGCCAACGCGATCATGGGCGCCATCCCGCCGGAGAAGGCGGGCGTGGGCGCGGGGGTGAACGGCACGCTCGCCGAGTTCGGCAACGGCCTCGGCGTCGCGGTGCTCGGCGCCGTGCTCAACTCCCGCTTCGCCGCGCTCGTACCGGGCGCCGTCGGAGCGGCCTCGCTCCCGGCGGCCCTGGCGTCCGCGGAGGGGCCCGGGGAGCGTGCGGACATCACGGACGCCTTCGCCTCCGGCCTGGAGACCAGTCAACTGGTGGGCGCGGCGGCCGTCCTGGCCGGCGGTCTGCTCGCGGCCGCTCTGCTGCGGAGGGCGGAGCGCACCCGGACGGACTGA
- a CDS encoding TetR/AcrR family transcriptional regulator translates to MGSAEDRVKSPSRVSVWLDRRTPSRSRKADQPAGLDRDRITSASVRLLDADGLAKFSMRRLAAELDVTAMSLYWYVDTKDDLLELALDTVFGEIPPTREDADWRDRLRELATSYRRMLVRHPWASALAGSFLNIGPHSMLFSYAVQDVIRATGLPLERRTGGMSAVFQFVYGFGTIEGHFVQRTAESGLSQDEYVERAMGSIRADPELNRAMAPSESLMQARGGGTVEEMRERDFGFALDLLIAGIEAMCERPVRPS, encoded by the coding sequence ATGGGGTCCGCGGAAGACCGTGTGAAGAGCCCTTCGCGGGTCAGTGTGTGGCTGGACCGGCGTACACCGTCACGCTCCCGCAAGGCGGACCAGCCGGCCGGCCTCGACCGCGACAGGATCACGTCCGCGAGTGTGAGGCTGCTCGACGCCGACGGTCTGGCGAAGTTCTCCATGCGCCGCCTCGCCGCCGAGCTCGACGTGACGGCGATGTCCCTCTACTGGTACGTCGACACCAAGGACGACCTGCTGGAACTCGCCCTGGACACCGTCTTCGGCGAGATCCCGCCCACCCGCGAGGACGCCGACTGGCGCGACCGGCTGCGCGAACTGGCCACCAGCTACCGCCGGATGCTGGTCCGCCATCCCTGGGCCTCGGCGCTCGCCGGGAGCTTCCTGAACATCGGCCCGCACTCGATGCTGTTCTCGTACGCGGTCCAGGACGTCATCCGGGCCACCGGGCTGCCCCTCGAACGCCGGACGGGCGGGATGTCCGCCGTCTTCCAGTTCGTCTACGGATTCGGCACGATCGAGGGGCACTTCGTGCAGCGCACGGCCGAGTCCGGGCTCAGCCAGGACGAGTACGTCGAGCGGGCGATGGGCTCGATCCGCGCGGACCCGGAGCTGAACCGGGCGATGGCGCCCTCGGAGAGCCTGATGCAGGCACGTGGCGGCGGCACCGTGGAGGAGATGCGCGAGAGGGACTTCGGGTTCGCGCTCGACCTCCTGATCGCCGGTATCGAGGCGATGTGCGAGCGGCCGGTGCGGCCCTCGTAG
- a CDS encoding NAD(P)-dependent oxidoreductase yields MKPPSGGPLSRARLLTSPSVGPSVVRELERVTGRPAGPGDGAGPDDPFVYVGDVLPDGLRTSRLLWFHSVNAGTDALLASGAWPEGALLTRTVGRMGERIAQYTLGWILAECQAVAEHTAQHARAEWRRLPSELAAGHTAVVHGTGRIGSRVAGLLRACGIRTVGVGRTARAAPADFDRVVPAGSADEDAALADARWVVSTLPLTDATERFFDAARFSAMRGASFINVGRGATVDMTALRDALDSGTVRRAVLDVLPDEPAGPDHPAWVLPHTVITSHSSGVTADEDVVADFAACWEAVTAGRVPALAVDTRRGY; encoded by the coding sequence ATGAAGCCGCCCTCTGGGGGCCCGCTGTCACGGGCCCGCCTGCTCACCTCGCCGTCCGTCGGCCCGTCCGTGGTCCGCGAACTGGAACGCGTCACCGGCAGGCCGGCCGGACCCGGGGACGGCGCCGGACCCGACGACCCCTTCGTGTACGTGGGCGACGTCCTGCCCGACGGCCTGCGGACCTCGCGGCTGCTCTGGTTCCACAGCGTCAACGCCGGCACGGACGCCCTGCTGGCCTCCGGGGCCTGGCCCGAAGGCGCCCTGCTGACCCGGACGGTCGGCCGGATGGGCGAGCGGATCGCGCAGTACACGCTGGGCTGGATCCTGGCCGAGTGCCAGGCGGTGGCAGAGCACACCGCCCAGCACGCGCGGGCCGAATGGCGCCGCCTCCCCTCCGAACTCGCCGCAGGGCACACGGCCGTCGTCCACGGCACCGGCCGCATCGGATCGCGCGTGGCCGGGCTCCTGCGGGCGTGCGGGATCCGCACGGTGGGCGTCGGCCGCACCGCGCGCGCCGCACCCGCGGACTTCGACCGGGTCGTCCCGGCCGGGTCGGCCGACGAGGACGCCGCCCTCGCGGACGCCCGGTGGGTGGTGTCCACGCTCCCCCTGACCGACGCGACGGAACGCTTCTTCGACGCCGCGCGGTTCAGCGCGATGCGGGGTGCCTCGTTCATCAACGTGGGCCGGGGTGCGACGGTCGACATGACCGCGCTCCGGGACGCCCTGGACAGCGGGACCGTGCGGCGGGCCGTGCTCGACGTACTGCCGGACGAACCCGCGGGCCCCGACCACCCTGCCTGGGTGCTGCCGCACACCGTGATCACCTCGCACTCGTCCGGCGTCACGGCCGACGAGGACGTCGTCGCGGACTTCGCGGCCTGCTGGGAGGCCGTGACCGCAGGCCGCGTGCCCGCACTCGCCGTGGACACGCGCCGGGGCTACTGA
- a CDS encoding PPOX class F420-dependent oxidoreductase, with protein MAPDIATNTAVELADLLDFVRPRHRAILLTTRADGRPQGSPLTCGVDDEGRIVVSTYPERAKTRNAKRDDRVSVIVLSDDWNGPWVQIDGSAEVIDSPDSVEPLVEYFRNISGEHPDWDEYRAAMVKQGKSIIRITPERWGPVATGGFPARLAGGS; from the coding sequence ATGGCACCCGACATCGCGACCAACACCGCCGTGGAACTCGCGGACCTGCTGGACTTCGTGCGCCCCAGGCACCGGGCGATCCTGCTGACCACCCGGGCCGACGGCCGCCCCCAGGGGTCGCCGCTCACCTGCGGCGTCGACGACGAGGGCCGGATCGTCGTCTCGACCTACCCCGAACGGGCCAAGACCCGCAACGCCAAGCGCGACGACCGCGTGAGCGTCATCGTCCTGTCGGACGACTGGAACGGCCCGTGGGTCCAGATCGACGGCTCGGCCGAGGTGATCGACTCACCCGACTCGGTCGAGCCCCTGGTCGAGTACTTCCGGAACATCTCCGGGGAGCACCCGGACTGGGACGAGTACCGCGCGGCGATGGTCAAGCAGGGTAAGTCCATCATCCGGATCACCCCGGAGCGCTGGGGCCCCGTCGCCACCGGTGGTTTCCCCGCCCGCCTGGCCGGCGGCAGCTGA
- a CDS encoding YceI family protein, whose protein sequence is MGLRAQVRTRDGWAVQHAVVTVTDMTGTQILRAAADENGAVRTEDLLPAGAYTVIVTAVGYAPAASTALVTAGGRVEAGTVVLARQGGVELPPPGTWSLDPVHSSVAAVAQHLGISSVHGRFTEFGGRIEIAEDVQRSRVDAYIASNSIDTGNAMRDKHLRSADFLDVEVFPEITYRSRALTPAGPDRWTVNGVLTMHGVARDVDLDLSYLGTGPDPWGGVRAAFHATAELRRDDFAMNYNQVLQAGISAIGTTLRIELDIQAVQGEAVPA, encoded by the coding sequence ATGGGACTTCGCGCACAGGTACGGACACGGGACGGCTGGGCGGTCCAGCACGCGGTCGTCACGGTGACCGACATGACGGGCACCCAGATCCTGCGGGCCGCCGCCGACGAGAACGGGGCCGTCCGCACCGAAGACCTCCTGCCCGCCGGCGCGTACACGGTGATCGTCACGGCGGTCGGTTACGCCCCGGCCGCCTCCACCGCACTCGTCACGGCCGGCGGGCGGGTGGAGGCCGGCACCGTGGTGCTGGCCCGGCAGGGCGGCGTGGAACTGCCGCCGCCGGGCACCTGGTCGCTGGACCCGGTGCACTCCTCCGTGGCCGCGGTCGCCCAGCACCTGGGGATCTCCAGCGTCCACGGCCGGTTCACCGAGTTCGGCGGGCGCATCGAGATCGCCGAGGACGTACAGCGCTCGCGGGTCGACGCCTACATCGCCTCGAACAGCATCGACACGGGCAACGCCATGCGGGACAAGCACCTGCGCTCGGCGGACTTCCTGGACGTGGAGGTCTTCCCCGAGATCACCTACCGGTCCCGCGCCCTGACCCCCGCGGGCCCCGACCGCTGGACCGTGAACGGCGTGCTGACGATGCACGGCGTCGCCCGCGACGTCGATCTGGACCTCAGCTACCTGGGCACGGGACCCGACCCGTGGGGAGGCGTGCGGGCCGCGTTCCACGCGACGGCGGAACTGCGCCGCGACGACTTCGCCATGAACTACAACCAGGTGCTGCAGGCGGGGATCTCCGCGATCGGCACGACGCTGCGCATCGAACTCGACATCCAGGCGGTCCAGGGCGAGGCCGTCCCGGCGTAG
- a CDS encoding MFS transporter, translating into MATTTPSGVRGGHAKHGAVEAPAGTPMTHRQIMEALTGLLLGMFVAILSSTVVSNALPEIISDLGGGQSAYTWVVTAALLSMTATTPLWGKLADLFSKKLLVQIALLIYVGGSVVAGLSTSSGMLIACRVVQGIGVGGLSALAQIVMAAMISPRERGRYSGYLGAVFAVATVGGPLLGGVITDTSWLGWRWCFYVGVPFAIIALFVLQKTLKLPVVKREVKVDWSGAFFISAAVSLLLLWVTFAGDKYDWVSWQTWTMLGGTVVLIGIFLLIESKASEPIIPLRLFRNRTITLASVASLFVGIAMFAGTVFFSQYFQLARGKSPTMSGVMTIPMIAGLFLSSTISGQVITKTGRWKAWLVTGGFLVTAGLGLLGTIRYDTEYWHIAVFMFVMGLGIGMMMQNLVLATQNQVAPADLGAASSVVTFFRSLGGAIGVSALGAVLANRVTRYVKDGLADLGPEGAAMGHGGTGGGGIPDLDKLPAPFRTVVEAAYGHGVGDVFLYAAPAALVAFVLTLFIKEVALKTRAGNDKPETAEVPEAVEAATAPALQATAALPRADAPVAATAATEPTVQGTPVRGVVRGAEGAPVAQAAVTLISLGGRQLGRSVAQADGGYVLDAPGSGSYVLIASADGFQPQASTVVVGDEAVAYDILLAGTSGLSGSVRTVEGGAPVQGAMVVVTDVRGDVLATGVSGDAGEFTFGELIPGSVTVAVTAAGFRPLALPVDIGGQGVTRVEAALRSGALVRGVVRAGSGRTPLTDARVTLIDAAGNVVATSTTGEDGVYAFTDLDAGEYSVIATGYPPVAGALTVAGNGVDGHDIELAHPGA; encoded by the coding sequence ATGGCTACGACCACACCATCCGGTGTGCGGGGCGGCCACGCCAAGCACGGGGCCGTCGAGGCCCCCGCAGGCACGCCGATGACACACCGGCAGATCATGGAAGCGCTGACCGGGCTGCTGCTCGGCATGTTCGTCGCGATCCTGTCGTCGACGGTCGTCTCCAACGCCCTGCCCGAGATCATCTCCGACCTCGGTGGCGGCCAGAGCGCCTACACCTGGGTCGTGACGGCCGCGCTGCTGTCCATGACCGCCACTACCCCGCTGTGGGGCAAGCTCGCGGACCTGTTCAGCAAGAAGCTGCTGGTCCAGATAGCCCTGCTCATCTACGTCGGCGGCTCGGTGGTGGCCGGTCTGTCGACGAGCAGCGGCATGCTCATCGCCTGCCGCGTCGTGCAGGGCATCGGCGTCGGCGGTCTCTCCGCCCTCGCCCAGATCGTGATGGCCGCGATGATCTCCCCGCGCGAGCGCGGGCGTTACAGCGGCTACCTCGGCGCGGTCTTCGCCGTCGCCACCGTCGGCGGCCCGCTGCTCGGCGGTGTCATCACCGACACCAGCTGGCTGGGCTGGCGCTGGTGCTTCTACGTGGGTGTGCCGTTCGCGATCATCGCCCTCTTCGTGCTCCAGAAGACCCTGAAGCTCCCCGTGGTCAAGCGCGAGGTCAAGGTCGACTGGTCGGGCGCGTTCTTCATCAGCGCGGCGGTCTCGCTGCTCCTGCTCTGGGTGACCTTCGCGGGCGACAAGTACGACTGGGTCTCCTGGCAGACCTGGACGATGCTGGGCGGCACCGTCGTCCTCATCGGGATCTTCCTGCTCATCGAGTCGAAGGCCAGCGAGCCGATCATCCCGCTGCGCCTCTTCCGCAACCGCACGATCACGCTGGCCTCCGTGGCCTCGCTGTTCGTCGGCATCGCGATGTTCGCGGGCACCGTGTTCTTCAGCCAGTACTTCCAGCTGGCGCGCGGCAAGTCCCCGACGATGTCGGGCGTCATGACGATCCCGATGATCGCGGGCCTCTTCCTGTCCTCGACCATCTCGGGCCAGGTCATCACCAAGACGGGCCGCTGGAAGGCATGGCTGGTCACCGGTGGCTTCCTCGTCACCGCCGGCCTCGGGCTGCTCGGCACGATCCGCTACGACACCGAGTACTGGCACATCGCGGTCTTCATGTTCGTCATGGGCCTCGGCATCGGCATGATGATGCAGAACCTGGTGCTCGCCACGCAGAACCAGGTGGCCCCGGCCGACCTGGGCGCGGCCAGCTCCGTCGTCACCTTCTTCCGCTCCCTCGGTGGTGCGATCGGTGTCTCGGCGCTCGGCGCCGTCCTCGCCAACCGCGTCACCAGGTACGTCAAGGACGGGCTCGCCGACCTCGGTCCCGAAGGCGCCGCGATGGGCCACGGCGGCACCGGCGGCGGGGGCATCCCCGACCTGGACAAGCTCCCCGCACCGTTCCGTACGGTGGTGGAGGCCGCCTACGGTCACGGTGTCGGTGACGTCTTCCTGTACGCCGCGCCGGCCGCGCTCGTCGCGTTCGTGCTGACCCTCTTCATCAAGGAGGTCGCGCTGAAGACGAGGGCGGGCAACGACAAGCCCGAGACCGCGGAGGTGCCGGAGGCCGTCGAGGCCGCCACCGCGCCTGCCCTCCAGGCGACGGCGGCGCTTCCCCGGGCCGACGCCCCGGTCGCGGCGACGGCCGCCACCGAGCCGACGGTCCAGGGCACACCCGTACGCGGTGTGGTGCGCGGCGCGGAGGGCGCACCGGTCGCCCAGGCCGCCGTCACGCTGATCTCGCTGGGCGGCCGCCAGCTCGGGCGTTCCGTCGCCCAGGCCGACGGCGGTTACGTCCTGGACGCGCCGGGCTCCGGCAGTTACGTCCTGATCGCGTCCGCCGACGGCTTCCAGCCCCAGGCGTCCACCGTGGTGGTCGGCGACGAGGCCGTCGCCTACGACATCCTCCTCGCCGGGACGAGCGGTCTCTCCGGGTCCGTGCGGACCGTCGAGGGCGGCGCGCCCGTCCAGGGCGCCATGGTCGTGGTGACCGACGTGCGCGGCGACGTGCTGGCCACGGGCGTCTCGGGCGACGCGGGTGAGTTCACCTTCGGTGAGCTGATCCCCGGCTCGGTGACCGTCGCTGTCACGGCCGCGGGCTTCCGCCCGCTGGCCCTGCCGGTGGACATCGGCGGCCAGGGCGTCACCCGGGTCGAGGCCGCCCTGCGGTCCGGTGCGCTGGTGCGCGGCGTCGTCAGGGCCGGCTCCGGCCGGACGCCCCTGACCGACGCCCGCGTGACGCTCATCGACGCGGCGGGCAACGTCGTGGCGACGTCGACGACCGGGGAGGACGGCGTGTACGCCTTCACCGACCTGGACGCCGGCGAGTACTCCGTGATCGCGACCGGCTACCCGCCGGTGGCCGGTGCGCTGACCGTGGCCGGCAACGGCGTCGACGGCCACGACATCGAGCTCGCCCACCCGGGCGCGTAA
- a CDS encoding MarR family winged helix-turn-helix transcriptional regulator produces MAARSQYEELARQLSAVGAVKRGLARILPAECPGGSATVLTLLARYGEMRITRLAELLAVNMSVTSRHVTHAVENGWIERSPDPADKRSRILRLTPAGHEVLDELTRRTTEMFAHHLVDWSDDEVGQLNTLLSRLRDSFSCRGSGGCAPGRHSGECRTGHPADSHTRTPV; encoded by the coding sequence GTGGCGGCACGGAGCCAGTACGAAGAACTGGCCCGGCAGCTCAGCGCCGTCGGAGCCGTCAAACGGGGCCTCGCCCGCATCCTGCCCGCCGAGTGTCCTGGTGGCTCGGCCACCGTGCTGACGCTGCTGGCCAGGTACGGCGAGATGCGGATCACCCGGCTGGCCGAGCTCCTGGCCGTGAACATGTCCGTGACCAGCAGACATGTGACCCACGCGGTGGAGAACGGCTGGATCGAACGGTCCCCGGACCCGGCGGACAAACGGTCCCGCATCCTGCGGCTGACCCCCGCGGGGCACGAGGTGCTCGACGAGCTGACACGGCGGACGACCGAGATGTTCGCCCATCACCTCGTCGACTGGTCCGACGACGAGGTCGGGCAGCTGAACACGTTGCTGTCGCGGCTGCGCGACAGCTTCTCCTGCCGCGGCTCCGGGGGTTGCGCCCCCGGGAGGCACAGCGGCGAGTGCCGCACCGGGCACCCGGCCGATTCGCACACCCGTACACCCGTGTAA
- a CDS encoding RNA polymerase sigma factor SigF, producing MSAEQGSSKVLTLTKSVPAPDVLTSSSEAIDTRTLSRSLFLRLAALGPASGPDGTDSPERAYVRDTLIELNLPLVRYAAARFRSRNEPMEDIVQVGTIGLIKAIDRFDCERGVEFPTFAMPTVVGEIKRFFRDTSWSVRVPRRLQELRLALTKTSDELAQKLDRSPTVPELAKALGVSEEDVVDGLAVGNAYTASSLDSPSPEDDGGEGSLADRLGYEDAALEGVEYRESLKPLLAKLAPRERQIIMLRFFANMTQSQIGEEVGISQMHVSRLLTRTLAQLREGLVAD from the coding sequence ATGTCCGCAGAACAGGGCAGCTCGAAGGTGCTCACGCTCACGAAGAGCGTGCCGGCACCTGACGTGCTCACCAGCTCGTCGGAAGCCATCGACACCCGCACCCTGTCCCGCTCCCTGTTCCTGCGGCTCGCCGCGCTGGGTCCCGCTTCGGGCCCCGACGGAACGGACAGCCCGGAGCGGGCCTATGTGCGGGACACACTCATCGAGCTCAACCTCCCTCTCGTGCGGTACGCGGCGGCACGGTTCCGCAGCCGTAACGAACCCATGGAGGACATCGTCCAGGTCGGCACCATCGGCCTGATCAAGGCGATCGACCGGTTCGACTGCGAACGGGGCGTGGAGTTCCCGACGTTCGCGATGCCGACGGTCGTGGGGGAGATCAAGCGCTTCTTCCGCGACACCTCGTGGTCGGTGCGGGTGCCCCGCAGGCTCCAGGAGCTGCGCCTCGCCCTCACCAAGACCAGCGACGAGCTCGCCCAGAAACTCGACCGCTCACCGACCGTCCCGGAACTCGCCAAGGCCCTCGGGGTGTCCGAGGAGGACGTGGTCGACGGCCTGGCCGTGGGCAACGCCTACACGGCGTCCTCGCTGGACTCCCCGTCCCCGGAGGACGACGGCGGCGAGGGCTCGCTCGCCGACCGCCTCGGCTACGAGGACGCGGCGCTGGAGGGCGTCGAGTACCGCGAGTCCCTCAAGCCGCTGCTCGCCAAGCTCGCGCCGCGCGAGCGGCAGATCATCATGCTGCGGTTCTTCGCCAACATGACGCAGTCGCAGATCGGCGAGGAGGTCGGCATCTCGCAGATGCACGTCTCACGGCTGCTGACCCGCACACTCGCCCAGCTCAGGGAAGGGCTCGTCGCCGACTGA